Proteins co-encoded in one Juglans regia cultivar Chandler chromosome 16, Walnut 2.0, whole genome shotgun sequence genomic window:
- the LOC108984329 gene encoding 50S ribosomal protein L27-like → MNFAASLCRRLNLRELVTNAPVYSSASGVSVDGLSLMFRRWATKKTAGSSKNGRDSKPKNLGVKKFGGERVIPGNIIVRQRGTRFHPGNYVGMGRDHTLYALKQGLVKFERNKLTGRKWVHVEPKEGHVLHPVYNTEAVAPRLQTTA, encoded by the exons ATGAATTTTGCAGCATCTTTATGCAGGAGATTGAATCTTAGGGAGCTGGTTACTAATGCTCCCGTTTACAGCAGTGCTAGTG GGGTTTCTGTGGAtggattgagtttgatgtttaGGCGCTGGGCTACCAAGAAGACCGCAGGATCCTCAAAGAATGGAAGGGACTCAAAACCTAAGAACCTCGGGGTGAAGAAATTTGGTGGAGAG AGAGTAATACCTGGAAATATCATTGTACGACAGCGTGGCACCCGCTTCCATCCAGGAAACTATGTTGGAATGGGGAGGGATCATACTCTTTACGCTTTGAAACAAGGCCTGGTGAAGTTTGAGCGAAATAAGCTAACTGGAAGAAAATGGGTACATGTCGAGCCCAAGGAGGGTCACGTTCTTCATCCTGTGTACAACACAGAAGCCGTGGCTCCAAGGCTACAGACAACGGCCTAA
- the LOC108984325 gene encoding protein NONRESPONDING TO OXYLIPINS 2, mitochondrial-like: MASFSRSVLTAGSRSLAARSKTPNLKSLCPKPIPSPAVSSSTRAIPRASRIVSVLGSIESMMPLHSAIACARLKSSIAVDSSCWSCLSQGLAMPL, translated from the exons ATGGCCTCGTTCTCCAGATCAGTTCTAACGGCTGGTTCGAGGTCCCTCGCCGCTCGTTCCAAAACTCCAAACCTTAAATCCCTGTGCCCGAAACCCATTCCCTCTCCTGCGGTTTCTTCATCGACGAGAGCCATCCCTCGCGCTTCAAG GATTGTTTCGGTGTTGGGGAGCATCGAGTCAATGATGCCACTTCACAGCGCCATTGCTTGTGCTCGGCTTAAATCCAGCATCGCCGTCGATTCCTCCTGCTGGAGCTGTCTTTCTCAAG GACTTGCAATGCCATTGTGA
- the LOC108984327 gene encoding uncharacterized protein At1g01500-like has product MEHDYATSSGNGRTNNGHMVMMNSSYQPSAKVSLTWLDLRLFYVRVSKCEIDDSTPEYLTVNHVPLNRDTLLEVNGVRASIYSDGVSTLLRRDRLDKKSEEATFVSTDSIRMTGSVKFEVFDKDLLVLSGILELRNQNGSVRELNNQGWAWIMNCKSNVTVGTGFFKGKQLLGPELASPTMEVYIAGSCSGTPIILTNALQLTHRRKHVRKGTLVAIPEYEATEGQKLVPSMLALQMSELPNHKPENEDTYNSQYPGTAYFEGEDEELSWFNAGVRVGVGIGLSICLGVGIGVGLLVRTYQGTTRNFRRRLP; this is encoded by the exons ATGGAACATGATTATGCAACGTCTAGTGGAAATGGACGGACTAACAATGGCCACATGGTTATGATGAACTCTTCTTATCAACCCAGCGCCAAGGTTTCTCTAACTTGGCTTGATTTGAGACTTTTTTATGTTCGAGTTAGCAAATGTGAAATTGATGATTCCACTCCCGAGTACCTCACAGTCAACCATGTTCCCCTCAACCGTGATACTCTTCTTGAAGTCAATGGTGTTAGAGCTAGTATATATTCTGATGGGGTGTCAACTCTTCTTAGAAGAGATCGATTGGATAAGAAGTCTGAAGAGGCTACTTTTGTGAGTACTGATAGTATCAGGATGACAGGAAGTGTGAAGTTTGAGGTCTTCGACAAGGATCTTCTTGTGTTGTCTGGAATTTTAGAATTGCGTAATCAGAATGGTTCTGTCAGGGAATTGAATAATCAAGGTTGGGCATGGATCATGAATTGTAAATCTAATGTAACTGTGGGTACTGGCTTCTTCAAGGGAAAGCAATTGTTGGGGCCAGAGTTGGCTTCACCTACAATGGAGGTCTACATTGCAGGGTCCTGTTCGGGCACTCCAATTATCTTAACAAACGCTTTGCAACTTACTCATCGAAGGAAGCATGTGAGGAAGGGCACGTTGGTTGCAATACCTGAGTATGAAGCGACTGAAGGGCAGAAACTTGTTCCTTCCATGCTTGCTTTGCAG ATGTCAGAACTCCCAAACCACAAACCAGAAAACGAAGACACCTACAATAGCCAGTACCCTGGAACAGCATATTTTGAAGGTGAAGATGAAGAACTTTCGTGGTTCAATGCTGGGGTAAGGGTGGGTGTTGGGATTGGTCTTAGCATTTGTCTTGGAGTTGGAATTGGAGTGGGCTTGCTGGTTCGAACCTACCAAGGCACCACCCGTAACTTCAGAAGGCGGCTACCATAA
- the LOC108984326 gene encoding BTB/POZ domain-containing protein At1g63850-like, translating into MMIDGPEKRQRLDPTSTAGVFFNDRSTADVVLHLFIEPSPFDSPTTITAASDSDVQIYLHSHVLHRSKYFSALLSDRWQPPHGQKKGKNPNLKPLKLNLGVPPTTGSLQSHLSVLHLLYCSDISNSIDSASTALDLLPVALELLFEDCVKSCVQFLEAVPWTEDEEKRVLGLIPFLKEEESKELLDRVSPGQTDLCEEMLHGLVLSAIHNYPNMAIVKAFVAKLLRDLSSREAAKRVLESAFETSLKVVKESLEEYSSPDFRGDHNETEAIQRLNLHKAMTNGRHLLWLVERMIELRVADSAVKEWSDQAAFTADFQRAFRDDAWRNIVPGLPVVVLRCTTKLANAVAAGNILATRQVRKKLVKNWLPVLIVCKENVSPSNRSPYLELEETFLRIISTLPMSDAQELLQQCLSFSTRNVEDCPHLFTAFNTWFRRAARPPWTDNLS; encoded by the exons ATGATGATAGATGGGCCCGAGAAACGGCAGCGCTTGGATCCCACCTCCACCGCCGGCGTATTCTTCAACGACCGCTCCACCGCCGACGTCGTCCTTCACCTCTTCATTGAACCCTCTCCCTTCGACTCTCCCACCACCATCACCGCAGCCTCCGATTCTGACGTTCAGATCTACCTCCACTCCCACGTCCTCCACCGCTCCAAATACTTCTCCGCCCTCTTATCCGACAGGTGGCAACCACCCCACGGCCAGAAAAAGGGCAAAAATCCCAATCTCAAACCCTTGAAACTGAACCTTGGGGTCCCGCCTACCACCGGGTCCCTCCAGTCCCACCTCTCCGTCCTCCATCTCCTCTACTGTTCGGATATCTCCAATTCCATCGACAGCGCCTCCACCGCCCTCGATCTCCTCCCCGTCGCCCTCGAGCTCCTCTTCGAGGACTGCGTCAAGTCCTGTGTCCAGTTCCTCGAGGCCGTGCCCTGGACCGAGGACGAAGAGAAGCGAGTTCTCGGTCTAATCCCATTCCTGAAAGAGGAAGAGAGCAAGGAACTTCTCGACAGGGTTTCGCCCGGTCAAACCGATTTGTGCGAGGAAATGCTGCACGGGCTGGTCTTATCCGCCATTCACAACTATCCGAACATGGCGATCGTGAAGGCCTTTGTGGCGAAGCTCCTGAGGGATTTATCGTCGAGGGAGGCTGCCAAGAGGGTCTTGGAGAGCGCGTTCGAGACCAGCTTGAAGGTCGTCAAGGAGTCGTTGGAGGAATACTCGAGCCCGGACTTCAGAGGGGATCACAACGAGACCGAGGCGATTCAGAGGCTCAATCTTCACAAGGCGATGACGAACGGCAGGCATTTGCTGTGGTTGGTGGAGAGGATGATCGAGCTGAGGGTGGCCGATTCGGCAGTCAAGGAGTGGAGTGACCAGGCGGCATTCACGGCCGATTTTCAGAGGGCGTTTCGTGACGATGCGTGGAGGAATATCGTGCCAGGGTTACCGGTTGTTGTGCTGAGATGCACCACGAAGCTCGCCAATGCTGTCGCTGCGGGCAACATTTTGGCCACCAGACAG GTTAGAAAGAAGCTAGTGAAAAATTGGCTTCCCGTTCTTATTGTATGCAAGGAAAATGTCTCGCCTAGTAACAGATCACCGTACCTGGAACTGGAAGAGACATTTCTGAGAATAATCTCCACCCTGCCGATGTCAGATGCACAAGAGCTGTTGCAGCAGTGCCTCAGCTTTTCAACTCGAAATGTTGAAGATTGCCCTCACTTGTTCACAGCATTCAACACCTGGTTCCGCCGTGCGGCTCGACCTCCATGGACAGACAACCTTAGTTAG